A stretch of the Vitis vinifera cultivar Pinot Noir 40024 chromosome 16, ASM3070453v1 genome encodes the following:
- the LOC100261362 gene encoding probable inactive shikimate kinase like 1, chloroplastic, whose product MMSTSTGDFYVKKFLSYHWRSISSRRAPIFNNLSSMGKLLADALGYYHFDNDSLVEEACGGESAAKSLKEQDEEEFRDSETEVLKQLSSRGQLAVCAGNGSVHSSINLALLRHGISIWIDVPIEMVAKNVIEEGVQIPVTELSTAESYSETGGNQVLAQLVMVYEERKGGYATADASVSLQKVASQLSYDDLDAVTTEDMTMEVLKEIQRLARLKKMKRDLCFLQALRPLWHPLLAWHAWPPLIQVSFPIFPSLTF is encoded by the coding sequence ATGATGAGCACTTCTACAGGTGATTTCTATGTTAAGAAATTCCTATCTTACCACTGGAGGTCCATTAGCTCAAGGCGGGCCCCAATATTCAATAATCTGAGCTCAATGGGGAAACTTCTAGCAGATGCACTAGGATATTATCACTTTGACAATGATAGTTTGGTTGAGGAAGCTTGCGGTGGTGAGTCTGCTGCCAAGTCTTTAAAAGAGCAAGATGAGGAGGAATTTCGTGACTCTGAGACTGAAGTATTGAAGCAGTTATCATCCAGGGGTCAGTTGGCGGTTTGTGCTGGAAATGGTTCAGTTCATAGCTCAATTAATCTGGCACTTCTGAGACATGGAATTTCAATATGGATTGATGTACCGATAGAAATGGTTGCCAAGAACGTGATAGAAGAAGGGGTTCAAATTCCTGTAACAGAATTATCTACTGCAGAATCTTATTCTGAGACGGGTGGTAACCAGGTGTTAGCTCAGCTAGTTATGGTGTATGAAGAAAGGAAAGGTGGATATGCAACAGCAGATGCATCAGTTTCACTCCAAAAAGTAGCTTCCCAATTAAGTTACGATGACTTGGATGCAGTAACCACTGAAGACATGACTATGGAGGTTCTTAAAGAGATACAAAGACTGGCCAGACTAAAGAAGATGAAAAGAGACCTTTGTTTTCTGCAAGCATTACGTCCACTCTGGCACCCACTTCTAGCAtggcatgcatggccacctttgatCCAAGTGTCATTCCCCATTTTTCCatctttaactttttaa
- the LOC132252679 gene encoding pentatricopeptide repeat-containing protein At1g26460, mitochondrial-like: protein MASQMAILSRARKTLLKTLNHHNNPFKASISTFTFLSLEAQLAEPSLPPPSPTPLPPNPASGSPLYKYFLWMDLYFIYIRMLQTGKESMADDESYELVVGMLFLTDQIDAALRYVDLTLKSGYMLSMRVFAECVRSCVNKGRLDALVSIIERCKTMDQNKALSPSWNMCIFIANIAMQ from the exons ATGGCGTCCCAAATGGCGATCCTCTCCAGAGCCCGTAAAACCCTCCTCAAAACCCTAAACCACCACAACAATCCCTTTAAAGCTTCCATTTCCACCTTCACATTCCTCTCCCTGGAAGCCCAACTCGCCGAGCCCAGCCTTCCCCCGCCATCTCCCACTCCACTTCCTCCCAACCCCGCCTCAGGGAGCCCGCTCTACAAGTATTTTTTATGGATGGATCTTTACTTTATTTATATCAGGATGCTGCAGACAGGAAAAGAATCTATGGCTGATGATGAGTCATATGAATTGGTTGTTGGTATGCTGTTTTTGACAGACCAGATTGATGCTGCCTTGAGATATGTTGATTTGACTTTGAAATCTGGTTATATGTTGTCAATGAGGGTTTTTGCTGAGTGTGTGAGAAGTTGTGTTAACAAAGGCAGGCTGGATGCTTTGGTGTCTATTATAGAGAGGTGCAAG ACAATGGATCAAAATAAAGCTCTTTCTCCCTCCTGGAACATGTGCATCTTCATTGCAAATATTGCGATGCAATAG
- the LOC104878667 gene encoding uncharacterized protein LOC104878667, giving the protein MHDTSLTRGNLASFQGDSWIGNDVVDAFCRMLQFDDESRTKLFLSPYIADMVIRSNAKYLTHDAIVARFDPYMYAFDGSYQHVTQVYLPVLFKNHWTLYVYDLHNKRIQLLDSRPGQKRSCMTGIQQKLVRFLPLP; this is encoded by the exons ATGCACGACACAAGTTTAACCAGAGGCAACCTCGCGTCTTTCCAGGGAGACTCTTGGATTGGCAATGAt GTCGTGGATGCATTTTGCCGAATGTTGCAATTCGATGATGAATCAAGGACAAAACTATTTCTCTCCCCATACATAGCT GACATGGTGATTCGTTCCAATGCAAAATATTTGACGCACGATGCAATTGTTGCGCGTTTTGATCCATATATGTATGCCTTTGATGGTTCGTATCAGCATGTTACTCAG GTCTACTTACCGGtcctttttaaaaaccattGGACACTTTATGTCTATGACTTGCATAATAAGCGAATCCAGCTCCTGGATTCTCGGCCTGGACAAAAAAGGAGTTGTATGACTGGAATACAACAAAAATTGGTAAGGTTCCTTCCACTCCCCTAA